In Scatophagus argus isolate fScaArg1 chromosome 5, fScaArg1.pri, whole genome shotgun sequence, a genomic segment contains:
- the sst1.2 gene encoding somatostatin 1.2 produces the protein MTRRRRSIGLQKSSTLWTKPETRAEPEPGRGPAEDTRPADSMQCVRCPAILALVALVLCSPGVSSQLDRDQDQNQNQDLDLELRHHRLLQRARSVGLLPQEWSKRAVEDLLAQMSLPEADGQREAEVVSMATGGRVNLERSVDAPNNLPPRERKAGCKNFYWKGFTSC, from the exons ATGACccgcaggaggaggagcatcGGGCTTCAAAAGAGCAGCACCCTGTGGACCAAACCAGAGACAAGAGCAGAACCAGAACCAGGACGAGGACCAGCAGAAGATACCAGACCAGCAGACA GTATGCAGTGCGTTCGTTGTCCTGCCATCTTGGCTCTTGTGGCGTTGGTTCTGTGCAGTCCCGGTGTTTCCTCTCAGCTCGACAGAGATCAggaccagaaccagaaccaggaCCTGGACTTGGAGCTGCGTCACCACCGGCTGCTGCAACGAGCTCGCAGTGTCGGACTCCTGCCACAG GAGTGGAGTAAACGTGCAGTGGAGGACCTGCTGGCTCAGATGTCTCTGCCCGAAGCCGATGGCCAGCGGGAGGCTGAGgttgtttccatggcaacaggaGGAAGGGTGAACCTGGAGAGGTCCGTGGACGCCCCCAACAACCTGCCACCCCGCGAGCGCAAAGCTGGCTGCAAGAACTTCTACTGGAAGGgcttcacttcctgttaa